The Anastrepha ludens isolate Willacy chromosome 2, idAnaLude1.1, whole genome shotgun sequence genome contains a region encoding:
- the LOC128860771 gene encoding uncharacterized protein K02A2.6-like, protein MTTEMRPFLCDSIDKSLLRSGPHLQEVIFNTPGTLVEADAENKVDVFKVLVEKLNNYFTPKRNSTFERHLFRSIAPLEGEPFNKFVLRLRHQSSKCCFGETKSEIEDIALKDKIIDSWASVDLRKRLLEKEQSLNEIIETCQINEQIQKQSQSMISKQDSEVVNKVYSTMQKGRRGGGECSRCGQLGHVSFDTNCPAKKSKCNKCGLAGHYARKCKTKGLKRKHEEAGSGTSKQRKFQPSKVRCIGKLEDDFSDNSGEYDCLQVETSTLMNEFIKCNIGGHEVTMIIDSSSRFNLLSQQAWDELESSKAIRWNIRTETVNQFKAYAANQLLKVLYVFEAPVGVRKQSEKIATFYVIKDGKQSLLGRDTGIQLKVLQLGLGVNNVEMMKAFPKISNVKIKLSLDPAIKPVKQPVRRIPIALERKVEDKLNEALAKDIIEPVTGPCGWVSPIVAVFKEGGEIRLCVDMRRANQAVLRENYPLPTFDSIMTKLKEAKFFSRLDLKWAYHQLELEESSREITTFITHKGLFRTTGTAPTELMYNRVIRDKIPGIHDITDDMLDSAARDLDIMNKQKGKEKGDMARKAKPSDIAPGDKVLLRNVVFSHKLTPTFDPTEYEVLDRDGNEVTVMGNGK, encoded by the exons ATGACAACTGAAATGAGACCATTCCTTTGCGATAGCATCGACAAGTCATTATTACGAA GTGGACCTCACCTGCAGGAAGTTATTTTCAATACTCCTGGCACTCTGGTAGAAGCTGACGCTGAAAATAAAGTTGATGTGTTCAAGGTTTTGGTCGAAAAGTTGAACAATTACTTTACACCAAAGCGAAATTCAACGTTCGAGCGGCATCTGTTTAGAAGCATTGCGCCATTGGAAGGAGAACCATTTAACAAATTTGTATTGCGTTTAAGACACCAATCCTCTAAATGTTGTTTTGGTGAAACCAAAAGTGAAATCGAAGACATTGCTTTGAAGGACAAAATTATTGATTCTTGGGCTAGCGTAGATTTAAGGAAACGTCTCCTTGAAAAGGAGCAAagcttaaatgaaattattgagACGTGCCAGATTAATGAACAAATCCAAAAGCAATCGCAAAGCATGATTTCTAAGCAGGATAGTGAAGTGGTTAATAAAGTATATTCAACTATGCAAAAGGGTAGACGAGGAGGTGGTGAGTGTTCCAGATGCGGTCAACTTGGTCATGTGAGTTTTGACACAAACTGCCCGGCAAAGAAATCGAAATGTAACAAATGTGGGTTAGCGGGGCACTATGCTCGGAAATGCAAAACTAAAGGCTTAAAGCGGAAACATGAAGAAGCGGGGTCGGGTACCTCAAAACAAAGGAAGTTTCAACCATCAAAGGTAAGGTGTATTGGGAAACTCGAAGACGATTTTTCAGACAACTCAGGTGAATATGATTGTCTTCAGGTAGAAACTTCTACGTTAATGAATGAATTTATAAAATGCAACATCGGGGGGCACGAAGTCACTATGATTATAGACTCGAGCTCGCGGTTTAATTTGTTAAGTCAACAAGCCTGGGACGAATTAGAAAGTAGCAAAGCAATTAGGTGGAACATTCGCACTGAAACTGTAAATCAATTTAAAGCATACGCGGCCAATCAGCTTTTGAAAGTTCTGTATGTTTTTGAGGCACCAGTGGGGGTCAGAAAACAATCAGAAAAGATCGCCACTTTCTACGTTATTAAAGATGGCAAGCAATCTTTGCTTGGTCGCGATACTGGCATCCAGCTTAAAGTATTACAATTGGGTCTGGGGGTGAACAACGTTGAGATGATGAAGGCGTTTcctaaaatttcaaatgtaaAAATCAAATTGTCGTTGGATCCGGCCATAAAACCGGTTAAGCAACCAGTACGTCGTATCCCAATTGCACTTGAGAGAAAGGTCGAAGACAAGTTAAACGAAGCACTAGCCAAAGACATTATTGAGCCGGTTACGGGGCCATGCGGTTGGGTTTCACcaattgttgctgttttcaaagAGGGTGGAGAAATACGCCTATGTGTGGATATGCGTAGGGCTAATCAGGCGGTCTTGCGCGAAAACTACCCACTCCCAACTTTCGATAGCATCATGACAAAGTTAAAGGAAGCCAAGTTCTTTTCTCGCCTAGACCTCAAATGGGCTTATCATCAATTGGAGCTTGAGGAATCAAGTCGTGAGATTACCACTTTCATAACCCACAAGGGATTATTTCG CACCACAGGGACAGCTCCAACAGAACTCATGTACAATCGCGTTATTAGAGACAAAATACCTGGAATACACGACATAACGGATGATATGCTGGACTCGGCAGCTAGAGACCTCGACATAATGAACAAGCAAAAAGGGAAAGAGAAAGGGGATATGGCAAGGAAAGCAAAGCCGTCCGATATAGCTCCGGGGGATAAAGTACTACTTCGAAATGTCGTTTTCTCACATAAGCTAACACCAACGTTTGACCCCACGGAGTATGAGGTCTTAGATCGGGATGGAAATGAAGTTACAGTGATGGGGAATGGGAAATGA